The following are encoded in a window of Cryptomeria japonica unplaced genomic scaffold, Sugi_1.0 HiC_scaffold_22, whole genome shotgun sequence genomic DNA:
- the LOC131057452 gene encoding probable cytochrome c biosynthesis protein, whose translation MALLVIRKECPAGAPDSIRNMGGWAIVGVFIGNTLCSVAGIGNEHGRTSVNELCHYLLLPGLSVAFAYDRKQPPAFGASPYFLCTLLSLPGPSFRHTPSNFPNYNVFTNSNANAPLLYQIPGTWSNHEGSIPPRCRIPGFYGFPFRYRVQPHNVSERGRETTFCSFVSSSVKPEQRQSSGSGAEPYINYGFEQARTLAPALLYNYSQGWRGRKEGTIHLSHYIRGWGGGPTFLRVRSTAPAPASASASTSSWAPPRPFYSLPPNYLSGEGPYYSKAPTIQLNGGWGGSRATLHPIYSGGGPFRVGGGPLEAAPLLILGLRRPRNSSDRTRRSRESRSTSGEMARNRTLNRLSALLDRNIEIGRRGPFHALLDRGGSGGSRAPTYIRSARSGLGATPTIHRVLHLARDAEERAEQRISGAVGIALFSPLFPSASSNPLVRNSFVRTESLAESNPVLQDPVLAIHPPCIYAGDVASAMGFGLCIYKMMNGIVSLYSPMQREGNGALCSAGCVGAPPLYNGGFLTQYQSTGGQSIGGGVVECSARPLPGNYNSPPPELSPPNYLGWVGGPSVGLKGGSSSSGKSYGGWAPTILRRGRGPDIGRGPIGRGTLCRTAGANTVVSDPKRDRERIRIRIPTRRRFFTVGILPGSWWAHHELGRGGRWFRDPVENASPMPWVLATARIHPVILPKVYLWTLFPNIVTFSCRVLGTFLVRSGLLASVHSPATDSTRGIFSWRFLLLITGISPILFFQIRGHRSIERTLFSKPLTVRRSFMRSCYQWDRAFHLCP comes from the coding sequence ATGGCTCTTCTCGTGATTAGAAAGGAATGCCCGGCTGGGGcgccagattctatacgtaacatgggtgGGTGGGCAATAGTAGGGGTCTTCATCGGAAATACACTATGTTCCGTTGCAGGGATTGGGAATGAACACGGAAGAACGTCAGTAAATGAATTGTGCCATTATCTGTTACTTCCGGGTCTTTCCGTTGCATTCGCTTACGACAGGAAACAACCACCTGCGTTTGGTGCTTCACCCTACTTTTTGTGCACTCTTCTTTCTCTCCCTGGTCCTTCGTTCCGTCATACTCCTTCCAACTTTCCCAATTACAACGTATTCACCAACTCCAATGCCAATGCACCTTTGCTCTATCAAATCCCAGGGACATGGTCTAATCACGAGGGTAGTATTCCACCACGGTGTCGGATCCCAGGTTTTTACGGATTCCCCTTTCGTTACCGGGTCCAACCCCATAATGTCTCAGAACGAGGCCGGGAAACTACTTTTTGCTCTTTCGTCTCGAGCTCCGTGAAGCCCGAACAACGACAAAGTAGTGGTAGTGGGGCTGAGCCCTATATAAACTATGGCTTTGAACAGGCACGAACCTTGGCCCCCGCCCTACTCTATAACTATTCTCAAGGGTGGAGGGGCCGCAAGGAGGGAACTATCCACCTATCCCACTAtataagagggtggggggggggccCCACTTTTCTAAGGGTGCGCTCGACCGCCCCCGCCCCCGCCTCCGCCTCCGCCTCTACCTCCTCCTGGGCCCCACCCCGTCCCTTCTATTCCCTCCCACCCAACTACTTATCCGgggagggcccctactattctaaggcccCTACTATTCAACTtaatggggggtggggggggtCGAGGGCAACTCTCCACCCTATCTATAGTGGGGGGGGGCCCTTTAGAGTGGGGGGGGGCCCTTTAGAGGCCGCCCCTCTCCTCATCTTGGGGCTTAGGAGGCCGAGGAACTCGTCCGATAGGACGAGGAGATCGAGGGAGAGCAGGTCGACCTCAGGGGAGATGGCAAGGAACCGGACTTTGAACAGGCTTTCTGCGCTGCTCGACCGCAATATAGAGATAGGGCGCCGGGGCCCTTTTCATGCGCTGCTTGACCGCGGGGGCTCCGGTGGTTCGCGAGCCCCTACCTATATAAGGTCCGCGCGTAGCGGCCTGGGGGCGACCCCTACTATCCATAGGGTATTGCACTTGGCACGAGATGCCGAAGAGAGAGCCGAACAGCGGATTTCCGGAGCTGTTGGCATTGCTCTGTTCTCCCCTCTTTTCCCATCGGCGAGTTCCAATCCTCTTGTTCGGAATTCATTCGTTCGTACTGAATCGCTTGCAGAATCAAATCCCGTTCTGCAAGATCCCGTATTAGCTATACACCCTCCTTGCATTTATGCCGGAGACGTCGCCAGTGCTATGGGCTTTGGCCTATGTATATACAAAATGATGAATGGGATTGTGTCACTCTACTCGCCAATGCAGAGGGAAGGGAATGGAGCGCTTTGCTCCGCCGGATGCGTCGGAGCCCCCCCTCTCTATAATGGGGGCTTTCTCACCCAGTACCAATCAACAGGTGGCCAATCAATAGGTGGTGGTGTGGTCGAGTGCTCTGCTCGCCCTCTCCCGGGGAACTATAATTCCCCCCCACCCGAACTTTCACCCCCCAACTAcctggggtgggtgggaggcccttCCGTAGGGTTAAAAGGTGGGAGTTCTAGTTCCGGGAAGAGTTATggtgggtgggcccctactattctaaggcgcGGTCGAGGCCCAGATATAGGTAGGGGGCCGATAGGCCGAGGAACTCTATGTCGGACCGCCGGCGCGAACACAGTGGTCTCCGACCCGAAGAGGGACCGGGAACGAATTCGAATTCGGATCCCGACACGTCGGCGGTTTTTCACCGTGGGCATCTTGCCAGGGAGTTGGTGGGCTCATCATGAATTGGGTCGGGGTGGCCGGTGGTTTCGGGATCCCGTGGAAAATGCTTCTCCCATGCCTTGGGTATTAGCCACAGCTCGTATTCATCCAGTCATTCTACCCAAAGTTTATCTCTGGACCTTGTTCCCCAATATTGTTACTTTTTCATGCCGTGTCTTAGGAACGTTTTTGGTACGGTCCGGATTGCTAGCTTCCGTTCATAGTCCTGCTACGGATTCTACACGAGGAATCTTTTCATGGCGGTTCCTCCTTCTCATTACCGGCATATCCCCGATCCTCTTCTTCCAGATCCGCGGACATCGGTCCATAGAAAGAACATTGTTCTCTAAACCCCTCACGGTCCGAAGGTCATTTATGCGCTCTTGCTATCAATGGGATAGGGCATTTCATTTATGCCCTTAG
- the LOC131057453 gene encoding small ribosomal subunit protein uS3m produces the protein MGRRVNPISVRLQLNRSSDSSRFSDYDCNHGEPVYRDVNLIVYFGSIRLPTRRGKTFGFRLGRCILHHSPKRTFIHLFPPRRKIRRRRRGRSRPRTRWWAMGKGWSIGRRLDRKDSTRSAFRSRAPTNYIHPPTHPYHFPPPGYRLGWAPLFYGGGEQTRVRVLSTARERETLGRYSAEYPPLSTLSIVGGWIGAPLLWIGRERGINALKALTGLDDRSEVIWRRRSPSSQYFLGGSHKCYLRVSGWLAHKPMSVSRNSNDFPSGQRPTIYRAKCFNFLLPRIHSHSRRHSGHAKVSGATTSRRLLQTIPAVRPSSNYLVMQYSFHMENRIWIWGINHFVAPDSSLDKRIRFLVESLTAKTRSAAEPPARSGHYLDFLRSLLFPLLGATLFFLMENEMRGRPYGKRNKRKRNARRKKLIGQLGRVLRNRLGSTRLVEQFTDLGGLVRRRIGMMIRIIPKNRKIPYGYNYYLNEVRKMRSLLSGGTNANTFIGSVKIKSVYQSASPIAQDISFQPRDGTRSFRSIFWKIVRDISLVMPKLRKGVGGIRICRPGRLKGAEIARTECREYGKTSCNTFRHQIDYAYAKVSTRYGILGVKVWIPFPRG, from the coding sequence ATGGGCCGAAGAGTAAATCCGATTTCCGTGAGACTTCAGCTGAATCGTAGTTCGGATTCAAGTCGGTTTAGTGATTATGATTGTAACCATGGGGAACCGGTGTATCGAGATGTCAATCTTATAGTGTATTTCGGTTCGATACGTCTACCTACGAGGAGGGGAAAAACCTTTGGCTTCCGTCTCGGTAGGTGCATTCTTCATCATTCTCCCAAAAGGACATTCATTCATCTCTTTCCTCCCCGTCGGAAAATACGACGGAGACGACGCGGCAGATCGAGACCCAGAACGCGGTGGTGGGCCATGGGGAAAGGTTGGTCGATCGGGCGGCGGCTCGACCGCAAGGACTCGACGCGCTCAGCCTTTAGGTCGAGGGCCCCCACGAACTATATCCACCCACCCACCCACCCCTATCATTTCCCCCCACCCGGGTATAGATTGGGGTGGGCCCCACTATTCTATGGTGGAGGAGAGCAGACGAGGGTAAGGGTGCTCTCGACCGCTAGAGAGAGGGAAACCCTCGGCCGTTACTCGGCCGAGTACCCCCCCCTTTCTACCCTTTCTATAGTGGGGGGGTGGATAGGGGCCCCGCTACTATGGATAGGGCGGGAGAGGGGCATAAATGCCCTAAAGGCCCTAACCGGGCTCGACGACCGGAGCGAAGTGATCTGGAGACGCCGATCACCATCGAGCCAATACTTTTTGGGAGGTTCCCACAAATGCTACCTCCGGGTCAGCGGTTGGCTGGCCCACAAGCCGATGAGTGTTTCGAGGAATTCCAATGACTTCCCCTCCGGACAacgccctactatctatagggccAAGTGCTTCAACTTCCTCCTCCCGCGCATTCATAGTCATAGTAGACGACATAGTGGACATGCAAAGGTTAGTGGGGCGACGACGAGTAGAAGACTTCTACAGACCATCCCTGCTGTGCGTCCCTCCTCTAATTACTTGGTCATGCAATACTCCTTTCATATGGAGAACCGCATATGGATATGGGGTATCAATCATTTCGTGGCACCAGATTCCAGCTTGGATAAGAGAATACGTTTTTTAGTAGAAAGCTTGACCGCCAAGACTCGCTCTGCTGCTGAGCCCCCCGCCCGATCAGGCCACTATTTAGACTTTTTAAGGTCCCTGCTCTTTCCTCTCCTCGGTGCTACCCTTTTCTTCCTAATGGAGAACGAGATGAGGGGTAGGCCCTACGGGAAGAGAAACAAAAGAAAACGAAATGCCCGGAGAAAAAAACTCATCGGTCAATTAGGGAGGGTATTAAGGAACCGCCTGGGGTCCACCAGATTGGTAGAACAATTCACAGACCTGGGGGGATTGGTGAGGAGGAGAATAGGAATGATGATAAGGATAATACCGAAAAACAGAAAAATTCCGTACGGGTACAACTATTATTTGAACGAAGTGCGAAAAATGCGATCCTTGTTGTCTGGTGGAACAAACGCGAATACCTTCATTGGGTCGGTCAAAATCAAATCTGTCTATCAAAGTGCTTCTCCAATTGCTCAGGACATCTCTTTCCAACCGAGGGACGGAACAAGATCATTTCGTTCCATTTTTTGGAAAATAGTTAGGGATATTTCATTAGTCATGCCCAAATTAAGGAAGGGGGTGGGGGGGATCCGTATTTGTCGTCCGGGTCGATTGAAAGGTGCAGAAATCGCTAGAACCGAATGCAGGGAGTATGGTAAAACCTCGTGTAATACATTTCGCCATCAAATCGATTACGCTTATGCGAAAGTCTCTACTCGTTATGGAATCTTAGGTGTAAAAGTGTGGATCCCATTCCCAAGAGGATAA